ctcttgAAGTGGTTGAaagtaatatctatatattaaatgtagtaattatcgaatttcgcaatttatacaataaatgtcagtaatataattttcttacttttgcAGACAATAAGTGAAAATTTACAACGTATCGCGTCTGCAACGGAAGCACAAAACGAACTTTTAAGAGACTCTATGAACTTACATGATCGTACATTAGATATTTTGTCGGAAACTATTCAAAATCTTACTAAAAGAACTTTATCTTAAAAACAGTAATTTTATCTGTtctatgtttaaaaaaaactttatgttgaaaagaataactttttatttgttctatGTTCTTACTAAGAAATACTTTATGTTAAAGActgagtttttatttattttatgtttgtcTTACTAAAAAGAACTTTATGTTGAAAAGagtaactttttatttgttctatGTTCTTACTAAGAAATACTTTATGTTAAAGActgagtttttatttattttatgtttgtcTTACTGAAAAGAACTTTATGTTGAAAAGagtaactttttatttgttctatATGTTTGCCTTACTAAGAAATACTTTATGTTGAAAAGAGAGTAACTTTTTATCTATTCTATGTTTGTCTTactaaaaagaattttatgttGACAAAAGAGTAGTAACTTTTTGTCTATTCTATGCTCGTCTTATCTTATCTATCttattttacgtttatacttattttacatgatataaaaattgtattaataataaaagtaatttttataacttagaCTGTTGATTCTTATTGACGTAAACCAAACTGATTGCGAAGAATTCTTCTTTGAACTCTTCTTGCTTCTGTTAACCTATCATTACAATTCATATCCCCTTCATCAGCTCCATTAATTTCTTCAGCTTGAGCTCTAATACGATTACATATTTGAAGAGCATCTGGAAGTATAGCCCTTTGTTGAGCTGCAGCTTCACCCTCTTCATCAATGTCAATTTCATGATTCATAAGATTATAACGAAAacgtatattatgtaatacagCACAAGCTACGATTATGTTTGCTGCCATTCTAGGATCGTAATGTAAAACACGATGACTGAGGAGACATCTCCATACATTCTTTAAAACACCAAACATTCTTTCAACACAATTTCTAGCAGAAGTATGACATTGTGTGTATCGTGCTTCTGCGCTTCCCTCTGGTGCATTTGGGATGGGTGTCATTAGCCAAGGTTCTAAACAGTAACCTGCATCACctgtaaattacataaatatttatatatatgtcactaaaataagtaaattaataatcagtGATAATAATACTAACCCAACAGCCACGTTGATCGATCTCCAGTATCATATAAGCGTATCATTTCGTTCCTTACAGCGGAATATCTCCATATGAAAGCATCATGCACCGTTCCTGGAAATCTGgcatttatgtttaatatttttaaatcatgggAGGCTACCTgtggtaaaaaatataagtatgtatcaatttaaaaaaaaaaaattgaatgtaaaaatgacgtgtatttataaatattatccgTAATATCAACTTACTGCCTGCGCATTAATGGAATAAAAACCCTTATGATTTGCGTACGCTTCTTCATGTTCTTTGGGTCTTACGATAACCACATGTGTACAATCAATACAGCCGATAACACCTTTAAAGTTTCGTTCTTTTtgaaatctgtaaaaatatattttacaaatagaatattggaaaaatttgctaataataaattagatacAAGAAATAGCCAagtagttatatatatttgccttaaatattttttataaatttgttacaattatttagaaaaaatgaaagCATAATCATAAGTATAAATGGCTGATTtgctaattttaaattaaaaaaattaccttCTTTTTAAAGCTTCTCGCTTTTCCTCTGTTCTTGAGAACTGAATCCATTCATCGGCTAGTATTTCGGTAATACCTACTGCCACTGCACTTTTATTGCGCGACTAACAGCAGGTTGTGAGATTGACACAAGATAGTCATTTCCGATACCCTTCTGATATGAGCCAATGGCAAAAAAACGTAATGCTGCCAAAAcctaaaagtattaaaatgtatttttaatatcttttattaatttcttgcaAGTTTTGACTGCATTACGTTTTTGTATTTtcctattaaatatatatatgtatatacatatacatatataacacaaTTCAATGCATAtaacacgtgtgtgtgtgggtgtgttaaataaatatggatTTCAATGAATGTAATTACCTGAGTTGTCACATGTAATCCATTCGTTCGTCTACGTTGAAGAGTAGGTTGAAGAGTATTACATAAGTAATGAAccgcatttttaaataatcgaaaGACTAACAAATTGTTGGTCTGTCAGGCTAAAAGGATCAATAGTATCTTTTAATGTCTTTATTACAATAGAGTTTTCTCTCATTACTTCCTCTTCTTCTAAGAGATCCCTCATCAATGCAGCAAAAGCCATCTTAAAGTCAAAATATATAAcctgtataatattattattgcaaaagttTAACTTATACcaatacaaaattatctatataaatatatatttgtgtaaataaaagtCACGTATGCATAGCCAACAAATAATTACCTTTAATTGTGATTGCGTTATAACCTTCTTCTTCAGTCTTATTACACAAAACGGGCTCGATACGGATCGCGTTATGATGTTTAACGCTGTTCAACAACCGACGTTACCATTGCGTTATGTAACGCAAGCCAAACGCATTAAACTTGCGTTAAAATGGCTTACAGAATATGATTTTCTAGTGGAAAATAGTATAACGCAAACTGTAACGCATATTGCTAACGCCGTTACGTTAAGATGCATTTCGGGAATTCGAAATCGTAAAGCATACGTTACGAGCCATATAACGCATGCGTTATAACTATAACGCATGCGTTAAACAGTTACAGAATAGGGCTGCAGGGGACGAAATTATGCGCGGGGATGGCATTTGGGCACTTTACCCTATAAATTCTTTCTTGAATTTAAACTTCATTTGGATCATCTACATTTTCGTCAGGTGGTACTATcggttgaaatatttttcttttttgagcTTGCCTGGAAAATTAgacaattttgataaatattaaaaaataaaataactagtatataaagtaaacacCTCTAGAACAATACTATAACAACCTAAAATGTTACGATTTTTTCTagaggataaaaaattatttatacaaacaCAAAGATTGCAAATACCTTTAATAAACAGTTgaaatagttaaaatataagaatttttcctttaaaCTCGATTTCCCGTAAAAAAGgtagttataatatttactgttataatatttacagagTACAAAGTGTTGTTCATAATTACGTACGTTTTAGCACGAAGCAATCTTGTCCTTGAACTATCAAGCCATCTTTTAATGCtatgtttgatatttttctcgctAACATCAGGAAATTGTAGTTTTACACCATCTACatacatgaaaataataattgttataaatacaaaCGTTGTAACATTTATAGTGATACTAGTAGCACAAACCAACCAGTGATGAATACCTATAATAAACGAAATCTgcaaaaaggataaaaaacactatattttattacttttacaatAGTGTAATTCTCAagttttaaaaactaaaagatataattattattttattgcattaaaaacttaaaaaccttatatatttaagaaaatacaataatgaTCTATTCAATCACTTGGTTGATTTAAGCTATTATTCATTTAGGTATTATAAAGCTTGCTTTATCTGACTTAGATAGAACTTACGATAAACGCAACTGCATAAAGCAAGatcagaaaaaattttcttatgtttTTGTCCATAAAAGCTGTAGTTCGAGGCTGCAGAATTTGTTATTATGTtggataaaatattgtaaattaagtCGTGAGACGTATTACCACCTTTGCTTTTCATGTATAATAcctacaaaattaataaattttatagaacatatatatatatatatatatgttagtaaaaaattaccacgttattaaaaaattttcgttccatcttcaatttttcttcaacTGCAGCAAAggttttattttcatcattgatagggaaatattttgtcattGTTTCTATCACAGCAGCATCAATTACATTATGTCCATGCTTAATACCATTCTTTTCCATCAAACCCATTTTTGCTATCATGATATCTTGCTTCTTTGATAAACCATTCATTATagtcaacattttttttgcatacctataataataaattaactgtTATATTgctaatcttaatataataaatgtttaattacacacggaaagaaatataatttgttgagACAGCAAAAAATTTGGTTAAATTAAccataaaacatttcttatattttagacAACCTATTTCTTGATCACaccatatatgtaataattaatcgatGAAAGTTATGATAAACGACGGTTTTGACGtcatatattgatattattttgattaggCTGTTATTTTCAATACATACAATTCAACTGTATgcataattatgtacaatataatagcacacaattttcatttttattttacctaaTTTTTAATCAGATCATACTGATGTATAGACTTAccatatatattgaataaaaattcttgagAAGTCGTTGGAGTCTGAATTTCAAAATTGTCAATAATTACTGGTTTTGCATGTTTTTTAGCAGTATTAGCAGTAATACTTTGTTTAACAGTTTTGTCTGTAAgaaatagattatatttttaacttgaaCGTGAGTATGTGAAGCGTGAGTATaagaaaaaacatattttcaaataaaaatcttttaaaattatgcaactaaaaattttaaataaataaatagcacATTTTACAAGagctattataattatataaaaatatctatttaataaacGTTTCATAACTCTCCGTCACCCATCTGGGTCTTTAAAAACCCAATCAAAATTTCTTGCATTTCTTCTTAGAGAGTAAAAGgctttgtataaattaaatttaatatttaactttaaaacctactaaatattttagtaaagaTATTGTGACAAGTAactcagaattttttttgatattttggaAGCCTAgaacacaaaaataatatagggTAGACTTGAAAGTCCCAGTTGGATGACGTTCGTTgcataagtaaaaaaatgatagGTGATGGAAGGTTAATTTCACTTTACTATCTGTTGAAGATGTATTTTGCGATTCTTGCTGTAATTGTGATAAACTATTGGCTGCTTTTTTCTTGTCAATTATGTCTTCGTTAGTGAAATCATCATTACTCAAATCCTCACGTTGTTTGTCCTCATTTACAATAGAGAGGCTTGACGGTACATCTGGGTAAATGCTACTATCTGTTTCATTCTttgaaagtttattatattccCTTGAGTCTTCACTTTCATCGTCAGAAGGAATATTATTCCAtttgcttttatttcttttgttaaagCGATTATTATCCTCAGTACAAAATTCGtcagataattttcttttctttcgaaGAAATCTTgttcgttttaatttttcctgaTCACTCATATCAGAAACCTTATCTACGTAAGTTTTTAGTTCACTTACTGCACtgtctgcaaaaaaaattgttttataaataagttgttttacttatatatatggGCAGATCCATTACTTTTCGACCAAAAGTTGCGGGGGTGGGTCACCGATTTTGATGCcgattttttcctcgaaagtACACTAGAAAAGGAGATGATCCTGAAAATTTGAGCCCGATTCGATCAAATCCGGCCGCTggagaattttttgaattttgaaaaaaatcgatttttcagtcattttcaaaaatttatatctcagcTTCTATATAACTTAGAGACTCGTTTGAGGCCGCATTCTTTTCTGTAAACCCTctacttttaaggaaaaaattggtCATTGGTTTACACTCAAGTCCGGCTTCACGGCGAGCTGCTAACTAAACTActgttttagagaaattttgcctatttttgaaatgctgTCATATCTACAGTTTTCAAAGTAGAGGGTTGATCAGcagctgatattttttgttcaggtaTACTCTGAAGAAATCTACCCactttttacttgattgcttCTATTTCGTTAAGTTATGGCCATCTAAAGCCGatcaattttcgaaaaattgccATTTTCAGATAGCcagaacttttttctttcaactcgaaatcctttgaaattttcagggaatatacttcattatatccttaaacaaccctgaaaatttcatttttggaATAGAAGTGGTTTCCgagttatgaaatttttaaaatgtcaacttttcgatttaatatgacattttt
The sequence above is drawn from the Temnothorax longispinosus isolate EJ_2023e unplaced genomic scaffold, Tlon_JGU_v1 HiC_scaffold_328, whole genome shotgun sequence genome and encodes:
- the LOC139824324 gene encoding uncharacterized protein; the encoded protein is MLTIMNGLSKKQDIMIAKMGLMEKNGIKHGHNVIDAAVIETMTKYFPINDENKTFAAVEEKLKMERKFFNNVVLYMKSKGGNTSHDLIYNILSNIITNSAASNYSFYGQKHKKIFSDLALCSCVYHGVKLQFPDVSEKNIKHSIKRWLDSSRTRLLRAKTQAQKRKIFQPIVPPDENVDDPNEV